CCGAGTTCAACAACTGTTTCATTATCACTCaaactgttattgaaaatatctttaaatagcGTATTTCTCGTAACAAAAGAAACTTCTTTCTTAATTTTCTGACAGTTGTTCAAATTCTCAAATTTCATGGAGGATGTACATTCTTTGGAGGGTACTTTTTCATGTTCTATAAATCCGTCGGTTGACATCATATCTAGGAATGTCACAGCTCTGTGTAAAATATCTTCTACGCAACCGTTGTAATagtcaaacattgtcaaaattcGGAATTTTTCTGAGTTTGTTCCAATATTAAGACATACTCTAAATACGCCGTGTGTCTCTGTACTGTTGACATCGTATTCATCATATGTAAATACAACACAGGAGGTCAGGTCCCAATTTTTCAAGATTTCTGCTTGCAAACATATGGTGTTTTTCAATCGAATTTTCATTCTGTCGCTAACATCGATTAAAAACTTTCGTGGTAAACAAGGACATTCAACATAGCTTTTGCCATATCGTTCTTTCAACAATGAACTCTCTACTTCTCTTTTTGGAAGCAATACAAACACAGGCTCCATTGTTTTTCTATTCTCAGTTAAAGCCAAACTTGTAGGTTCTTCGATTTGTGGCGTTTCGTCTGTCGTAATCTTTGGTTcatatatttttctgtctttaGATTCGAAAGTCTGCTTTGAATAATAGTttatgttgtttctttgacacaaaCTTTGCATTAAAGCAGCATGTATCATGATATCTTCTAATAATTCTGTGTTTGTGACGTCTTCTTTCTTAGCGTTTTCGTACAGGTACGAAGCTGATTCATCGTCTAACTCCGTCTCCGTTTCGGATTCGTCGTCATAAATATCTTCAAATGATTCGCAATATTCGTCATAGTATTGACCAACACTGAGTTTCTCCCTTTGTCTTCTGGCTTTTGTTGTTCGGCCACGCCCATTTTCAGATTTATCAATATTATGCCCGACATATTTTGGATTGTGAACAACTGAACATGTTGATGGACTAGGGTAAACGACTTCAATCTGAAGGACAGGTTGTGTACCAGTTTTGTCGTCTATTCTGCTTTGAGCTACGACTGATTCTCCGTtgaaaaaagttttctttttactTTCTATTTTCTTCGTATTTCCTTTTGAGGAATAGTACCCAACAGTATGACTTTTCTTTGCGATGTCATGGGAGACAATTAACTTGACGTTTGAATTCAAGTTCTTGTAGCTTCCTGTCAAAATGGAATGTTTAAGCATTTCCGGAAGTTCCCATCTTCCCTTTTTATTGAGCGAATATACCACATCATCTCTATCCATATTTAGATCATCTAAAATGGTATCTTTCATTGCTGTTGGACTCCATGACTTTCTTAGAAGACAAGATCTCCTACTGTATGTACGATTGAACCTGCAATGAAATACCAATATTTTGAAATCACAAACTTATCGCATTGATGCAAGCGTAATGTCTTAGCCCCATCCCTACCAAACAATGAAGTTTTATTGTACATATGACTGTTATACGACTTAAGATTCAAAAACTTTGTATGCTAATTAGTTAAAATATTATATCGACTTCAGAACAAATGTTTACATTTCGAAACCTTCATCTCCAGTTCTGATAATACACCAGATATTTTATCTCTAATGGTGTAAGACAAGTTTGACTGATGACAATCGATTGTTTTGCCTTGTGGACGAAATAATTGGATACACTATAACTTAAAATGACCCTCCCGAAAATAATATTCGACTAAACTTCAAAgttgaaacaaatatattaataCCGTAATTAGAATCATAATTtagaataaacaagaatgtgtccatagttcacgaatgccccactcgcactatcattttctgtgttcagtggaccgtgaaattggggttttaactctaatttggcattaaaattagacagaatataacatagggaacatgtgtactaattttcaagttgacaGGCCTTCAAccttatcaaaaactacctcgtccaaaaactttaacctgaagcggaacggacggacgcacagaccagaaaacatgatgcccctctactatcgtaggtggggcaaacaaacaatacatgtttTTATATGGATAATAAAATACTATAGAAAGACATTTTGAAACGAGAACATTAATCGTGTTCTGATTGTAGACATAACTATTTTCGCTTGGTGATCTTAATAAAATATGGTAAAAGGGATATTGCGGGTAGTGCATGAAAAAAAGATGATTCTTTCAACTTAAAATTCTAAAACATATTATTCTTGTTTTccgattttatttatttattagatatttattatataattatttcatttcattcaacTAAGTTCTTATAGTTTGCAGTAAATGCTATGATATAGCATAACGAAATAGCGAAAAGCCGGACTGTATTTTTCATTAACTCACATTGAATTGGATGCTCTGAGGGTGTTTCCGGAGTGGACACCCCGTTTGGAATTTTTTTGCACCATTATCTAGTGTTTGGACACTTTCCTGTTCCTATTTGTTGTTATGAAAAGTGATTGGTAGTTATCTATTTATACTGTCGTTGTATTTCAAGCTTGTGGTGCAATATTTAAATCAGACTTTTGATAGGACAAAATCATGTATGTAAATACCTTAAAATAGAACTGTGCGATAAATAGGTACGTACTCGGATATCTCCCTCGAATTAAAGTAAACATACGAAAACTTCTGATGATAGTTATATGATAACGCATATAACCATTCAGAacagaatttaaaacaaaaatattgatttttaaacGACTGTAACAATTTATTACATCTAGTTTCATAACGGGAAAATTGATCGTCATATactagtttatatatataatatatatatatcttgagAATACAACCCAATTTATCTATTCATGCCTATGTAAAAATCTGAGACAATTACCTGTAATAGAGAAGCGATTAAGGTTAAAGGGGGTGGAAAAAACTGGCTCAACCCCAACaaatgtaccaagtcatgaatctCACCAATATATGTGGTAAATAATCTTcgaatgtttttttgttatttgaagaGTTAGATGTAATTGTTGACGGTAGACTTTTGATTGTTTTGTCACggctagttttatttttttttagtttacggTAGACTCGTGTCAGTATGGTAGACTTTTGATTGTCTTGTCACGgttagttttattattattttgtttacgGTAGACGCGTGTCAGTTTAGCTGATCACATTTTTGAACGCTAGACATATTgtatatgttatattaaaattttgtctttggcaattcataatttttcttaaattgaatttagttaattttattgtataacACTCATACACGGAACTCGTGACAGAAGTACATGTTGTTGCTAAGCAACATGggtatattctttattttaatattttgaaaaaagagtAAATACTGTTTAGGAATTATGCAAAGTTATATTACATAccaatttattcagaaataaattgTATTTGGTATTAGATTTTATGcgattaaatatagaaatagttTTATATTGGCAaagatttaattaattttaaaggttTATTATTTCCATAGCAACAAGttattatacaaaacattttaaattaagcattctttttagttgaaatgattcggtttatttaacatattgtattatGCATTAACCTGTGCGTTAAGTTTTGTAAAGCGGTTTCACTTGATAAAATATAGTTTGTGCAAGTTTTATTTAATTAGTTAAAATTTgcatagagttatgtcccttaatttagttcatttgtgaaattctaaatttattatCAAGTGAGACTTgctattttattgtgtaaaatctGTAGCACTTTgattactgatttcaaataataaaCATCAATATTTACTAGAACTTTCTCTTGTTTTACACCAGGTGCTAAAAGTCATCAGACACAGCACAGAAAGTCGGTACAACATTTATATAATCAATATAATGTGTGTATGTGTTACTGTGAATTTTTTAATACTGGGGGTTTCATAAAATCACTGAAAGAATTAGGGATTTTGTATAAATAAGTGAAAGAATCAGTGATTTTGAGCAATAGGTACTCGCAGtttcattgattttgtaaaatcactgaaaaCATGCTaaggattttgtaaaatccccaGTTACAAgcttaaggatgtactaaggtgaggtttagaatttgtgtcaaatgttcgtagtccttggtgtttttccatacgataAAGGGCAACATATTTTGCCCcgtaacacctatttatcttttgaTATAAGACTTATCAGGTCATCTGAGggcatttgacaaaatttaagcatattcttgattttatttcttttgatttgtgacccaaataataccaatgcaaatataaggtaaaagtccgagtcagccttttccgccacattttataaatcaaatatcttgaaaaggagcCCCAAGACCTATCAAATTTGGAGCTTATTCTGATCCTTAACTTTACCCTTCCAGCTTAAAGTgtcaatttcaaattatttatttatataatttcacCTAAGatcaaccagagacatatatattgtgtatatatgtctctggatcAACTAAGTACATCTTTAAATTAGAAATTCGTTGTTCTTGATGACGAAGTGGGCGTTaaactacaaattttgttaaattgtccTGGTATACCTTTAGAAATCTATAGGCACTTCATATGAATGATTGCATGTctatcaaatcaaatatgttaacCTGACCTCGGAGATTGAACTCTCTTATCAACAATgcctttaggtgtcagaccaccaattaaaaatccctatctgttcaaccaaattttgcaattttcacagctttctaaatattttaccttaagtttaacttcaaggaaaccaggtatatcctaaattgtacatgtatcaccttcctacatgccaattttcaaccaatgtttaaagtcttgtaacaaatttcttattttgaaaagacaggtactaccaaaataactcccggttttctggaaatcttaaattagtgtactatgtagcgcattaattctgaatttttaatgcaaactcatagacaagtga
The window above is part of the Mytilus galloprovincialis chromosome 4, xbMytGall1.hap1.1, whole genome shotgun sequence genome. Proteins encoded here:
- the LOC143071525 gene encoding uncharacterized protein LOC143071525 isoform X1, translated to MVQKISKRGVHSGNTLRASNSRFNRTYSRRSCLLRKSWSPTAMKDTILDDLNMDRDDVVYSLNKKGRWELPEMLKHSILTGSYKNLNSNVKLIVSHDIAKKSHTVGYYSSKGNTKKIESKKKTFFNGESVVAQSRIDDKTGTQPVLQIEVVYPSPSTCSVVHNPKYVGHNIDKSENGRGRTTKARRQREKLSVGQYYDEYCESFEDIYDDESETETELDDESASYLYENAKKEDVTNTELLEDIMIHAALMQSLCQRNNINYYSKQTFESKDRKIYEPKITTDETPQIEEPTSLALTENRKTMEPVFVLLPKREVESSLLKERYGKSYVECPCLPRKFLIDVSDRMKIRLKNTICLQAEILKNWDLTSCVVFTYDEYDVNSTETHGVFRVCLNIGTNSEKFRILTMFDYYNGCVEDILHRAVTFLDMMSTDGFIEHEKVPSKECTSSMKFENLNNCQKIKKEVSFVTRNTLFKDIFNNSLSDNETVVELGYEYISSEYCGICFDFMAEGGKPGTALTSCGHWFCDECWIDHSRSRMNMGSVNITCPEHGCKETVADAVLLTFINVFEVLGIKRRHHDLKLLAADAKWCPNPNCCRVITVTNPEKAKDVACICGTHICFQCLQPPHWPVPCDKARAYWKKLKLLGDDIAISASFVDVRGKSCPECKRFIEHMGGVCFYMSCPCGAYFCWGCLRTNQDGNHRWTKSCSQSIRNPLRGTTTLKVTEMDGYSNVSNRNRSGDYKKAVNHRQGRHPQKINKLRKGSLQIISKCKNIAKRKGPLYFPMFDGTEDNVSVCSDVEEKIKELLNNMVSVYVELHHMAEYCYVFIDKLIKSGIKCSQLRENVDMLGYLADRVFNILTDSGDVKDCRPLLSSLLQIQQNAVDITKNVFAFTKKYIV
- the LOC143071525 gene encoding uncharacterized protein LOC143071525 isoform X2, which produces MVQKNSKRGVHSGNTLRASNSMFNRTYSRRSCLLRKSWSPTAMKDTILDDLNMDRDDVVYSLNKKGRWELPEMLKHSILTGSYKNLNSNVKLIVSHDIAKKSHTVGYYSSKGNTKKIESKKKTFFNGESVVAQSRIDDKTGTQPVLQIEVVYPSPSTCSVVHNPKYVGHNIDKSENGRGRTTKARRQREKLSVGQYYDEYCESFEDIYDDESETETELDDESASYLYENAKKEDVTNTELLEDIMIHAALMQSLCQRNNINYYSKQTFESKDRKIYEPKITTDETPQIEEPTSLALTENRKTMEPVFVLLPKREVESSLLKERYGKSYVECPCLPRKFLIDVSDRMKIRLKNTICLQAEILKNWDLTSCVVFTYDEYDVNSTETHGVFRVCLNIGTNSEKFRILTMFDYYNGCVEDILHRAVTFLDMMSTDGFIEHEKVPSKECTSSMKFENLNNCQKIKKEVSFVTRNTLFKDIFNNSLSDNETVVELGYEYISSEYCGICFDFMAEGGKPGTALTSCGHWFCDECWIDHSRSRMNMGSVNITCPEHGCKETVADAVLLTFINVFEVLGIKRRHHDLKLLAADAKWCPNPNCCRVITVTNPEKAKDVACICGTHICFQCLQPPHWPVPCDKARAYWKKLKLLGDDIAISASFVDVRGKSCPECKRFIEHMGGVCFYMSCPCGAYFCWGCLRTNQDGNHRWTKSCSQSIRNPLRGTTTLKVTEMDGYSNVSNRNRSGDYKKAVNHRQGRHPQKINKLRKGSLQIISKCKNIAKRKGPLYFPMFDGTEDNVSVCSDVEEKIKELLNNMVSVYVELHHMAEYCYVFIDKLIKSGIKCSQLRENVDMLGYLADRVFNILTDSGDVKDCRPLLSSLLQIQQNAVDITKNVFAFTKKYIV